The Pocillopora verrucosa isolate sample1 chromosome 14, ASM3666991v2, whole genome shotgun sequence genome has a segment encoding these proteins:
- the LOC131787410 gene encoding uncharacterized protein, whose protein sequence is MSRNNSFTCDDSPHVFRTRSAVLKLLEQVRAEKPSLRVISKPLEPVVNRNSKLKFPDPKKDCFVSLKVSSHNGKLCLPINYETLDESDQKCFGGLRYILQVLSVNKLVLNGKQPRSNECQEDFCRFSPLSTHKKGSAKNCLGFWFRFFGKDATIRITVALKIDFVFARKLIGKRLLTDPLFQDDGMVSSLEFDISTCMRSSLKIASEKNGLINDAKIFPSLYLNQEYKRIVTKFKDLRQKLNFKELDKFFAQTLERLSDNDLRVVLFLEQSQEACRKKLYEKSKQLLKQAVDSTAKCKNKTLLIGRAYLYLSYVHEKDGYLGNAEECLTIARKKLQTLEVCEDTGDLCFQEGLILTSFAQKMPKFALKLISEAMFKFEQAAAIFTNCLTVDSALDKLCCSYIRLASLLLKQTAEGSCSQHKIDVSNKHLEWVAGRLDELSEQTKFHFYVCNTELLYQKRQFEEAQKSLDVAYQIAKACQFEEQTLWEELPGSNCCSDHYLQEASSNKEPADDLVVENFVVDDVSPGYVADMSS, encoded by the coding sequence ATGTCGCGCAATAATTCTTTTACTTGCGACGATTCGCCGCATGTATTTCGCACGAGATCAGCTGTGCTAAAGCTGTTAGAGCAAGTAAGAGCAGAAAAACCGTCTCTTCGTGTGATCTCAAAACCGTTGGAGCCTGTGGTAAAcagaaattcaaaattgaaatttcctgACCCGAAGAAGGATTGTTTCGTTAGTCTTAAAGTCAGCAGTCATAATGGAAAGCTCTGTTTGCCGATTAACTACGAGACTCTGGACGAGAGCGATCAGAAATGTTTTGGTGGATTGAGGTACATTTTACAAGTCTTATCCGTAAACAAACTTGTACTGAATGGCAAACAGCCGAGATCAAACGAGTGTCAAGAGGATTTTTGTCGTTTTTCACCACTTTCAACACACAAGAAAGGCTCAGCTAAGAACTGCCTTGGTTTCTGGTTTCGGTTTTTTGGCAAAGATGCGACAATTCGCATAACTGTTGCCCTTAAGATCGATTTTGTGTTTGCTAGAAAGTTGATAGGAAAGAGACTACTCACAGATCCATTGTTTCAAGATGATGGAATGGTTTCAAGTTTAGAGTTTGATATTTCCACCTGCATGAGATCCTCTCTTAAGATTGCTTCAGAAAAAAATGGATTGATCAATGACGCTAAAATTTTCCCCTCTCTGTATCTGAACCAAGAATACAAGAGAATTGTCACTAAATTTAAAGACTTGAGGCAGAAACTTAATTTCAAGGAATTGGACAAATTTTTTGCTCAAACATTGGAAAGGCTCAGTGATAATGACCTGAGAGTTGTTCTTTTCCTTGAGCAAAGTCAAGAAGCCTGTCGCAAGAAGCTTTATGAAAAGTCAAAACAGCTTCTCAAGCAAGCAGTTGACAGTACAGCcaaatgcaaaaacaaaaccttgctGATAGGCCGAGCTTATTTGTATTTGTCATATGTCCATGAAAAAGATGGCTATCTTGGAAATGCAGAGGAATGTTTAACAATTGCCAGGAAAAAGCTGCAAACTTTGGAGGTGTGTGAAGACACTGGAGACCTGTGCTTTCAAGAAGGACTTATTTTGACCAGTTTTGCCCAGAAAATGCCTAAGTTTGCTTTAAAACTGATCTCAGAGGCAATGTTCAAATTCGAACAAGCTGCAGCAATATTTACCAATTGCCTGACTGTTGACAGTGCCCTGGACAAGTTGTGTTGCTCGTACATAAGACTAGCCTCATTGTTGCTTAAACAGACCGCAGAGGGATCATGTTCACAACACAAGATTGATGTGTCAAACAAACATCTTGAATGGGTGGCAGGTCGTTTGGATGAGTTATCTGAGCAGACTAAATTCCATTTCTACGTTTGCAACACAGAGCTGCTTTACCAGAAAAGGCAGTTTGAGGAAGCTCAGAAAAGTCTTGATGTTGCTTATCAGATTGCCAAGGCTTGTCAGTTTGAAGAGCAAACTCTGTGGGAAGAATTACCTGGAAGCAATTGCTGCAGTGACCACTACCTCCAAGAAGCATCAAGTAATAAGGAACCAGCTGATGACTTGGtggttgaaaattttgttgttgatgatgTCTCTCCTGGCTATGTGGCTGATATGAGCTCATGA
- the LOC131787400 gene encoding A-kinase anchor protein 17A codes for MATQVCGDTSEATELCATQRLYLKPTAKLGIHVTLPEIKVAGVSISNWEVMERLKSMVAPDQFNVLKVVESSMEFIRFEGETDTKGLIIKFISKLEGKFIKLSGFAEPLKVRAAELKVKFPSVNDWNSFFREAGNLDERNPGERPDTIVIKGLPCKWFADDDSKSKPSEDVLASVFRRFGKIRCVDIPILDPYRQKLSNNEFQTFYFGSHLHFDAFIQYNQYQGFSNAMGALKGMKLMHISEEGRAATANIQVDFDRTCHLSAKNIKKREQERLKLIEMERKEEERKRREKEEAERQKEMERLEEERKEAERKKILQDAIRRKEERKRAREEKKRKKRAERIRREIEQKERQRQLEREREQEKAEQKIGAKRLLMELLQRVAAVKEQEEEDRKKLEEERNKRLKELEMLKQMEEKKRKLEEEERKREEEEKRKKEKLEEQEKELRDKLIQNLKKMEQRRDQLKKELLQRQIASSTAKLTSFVNDTSTGK; via the coding sequence ATGGCGACTCAAGTTTGTGGAGACACTTCCGAGGCAACAGAGCTGTGCGCTACACAGCGTTTATATCTTAAACCTACGGCCAAACTTGGCATACATGTCACTTTACCAGAGATCAAGGTCGCTGGAGTGTCGATATCTAACTGGGAAGTAATGGAGAGGTTAAAATCGATGGTGGCACCAGACCAATTCAACGTGTTAAAAGTTGTTGAATCTTCGATGGAGTTCATTCGCTTTGAGGGAGAAACAGACACCAAAGgtttaattataaaatttatttcaaaattagaaggaaaatttataaaattaagCGGATTCGCAGAACCCCTCAAAGTTCGGGCAGCGGAACTGAAGGTGAAATTTCCTTCTGTGAACGATTGGAATTCTTTCTTCAGGGAAGCAGGGAACTTAGACGAGCGAAATCCAGGCGAAAGACCGGACACTATTGTTATCAAAGGATTACCATGTAAGTGGTTTGCAGACGATGATTCAAAGAGCAAACCAAGTGAAGATGTTTTGGCTTCTGTTTTTCGTCGTTTTGGCAAAATCCGATGCGTAGATATACCAATCTTGGATCCTTACAGACAGaagttgtcaaacaatgaatttcaaactttttactTCGGCTCACACCTGCACTTTGATGCTTTTATTCAATACAATCAATACCAAGGGTTTTCAAATGCTATGGGAGCattaaaaggaatgaaattaaTGCACATTTCTGAAGAAGGACGTGCTGCCACTGCTAATATCCAAGTGGATTTCGACAGAACATGTCATTTGTCCgccaaaaacattaaaaaaagagaacaagagAGGCTGAAGTTGATTGAAATGgaaaggaaagaggaagaaaggaaaagaagagaaaaggagGAGGCAGAGAGACAGAAAGAAATGGAACGTctggaagaagaaagaaaggagGCTgaacggaaaaaaattttacaagatGCAATCaggagaaaagaagaaaggaaaagggcaagggaagaaaagaaaagaaaaaaacgtgcAGAAAGGATCAGGAGGGAGATTGaacagaaagaaagacaaaggcAGTTGGAACGGGAAAGGGAACAGGAGAAAGCAGAACAAAAGATAGGTGCCAAGAGGCTACTTATGGAACTTCTTCAACGTGTGGCTGCAGTGAAAGAACAGGAAGAggaagacagaaaaaaacttgaagagGAAAGGAACAAGAGACTAAAAGAATTAGAAATGCTGAAACAAATGGAAGAGAAGAAGCGAAAACTTGAAGAGGAGGAGAGGAAACGGGAGGAagaggagaaaagaaagaaagaaaaacttgaggaacaagaaaaagaactgaGAGATAAACTAatccaaaatttgaaaaagatggAACAACGAAGAGATCAGTTAAAGAAGGAGCTGTTGCAGAGACAAATAGCAAGCAGCACTGCTAAACTAACATCTTTTGTCAATGATACTAGTactggaaaataa